From the genome of Metabacillus dongyingensis:
ACCTTTATTTCAAAAATAAATTTACAGAAAGATAAAACAATCATTTAAGGCGGTGATCATCCATCGTCTTTTTTGTTGAATCAATGATTTCTTAATTACCGATAATCATTATGGTTAAAGGTATTGTTGGATAATAATTTTATAGTTCTGATCTTCAGCAATCGGACGCATTACACAAATAGTGGATCGTGTCCTTTATTCAACAATCGGGGGCGATTACTTAACAAAAAGTACGAGGAAGAATTCGACACGATATTGATTTACTTGTAGTTCGAACTAAAGATCAGAAGCTTCCTGATGTTAAGATTGAACTTGAAGAAAAGTACTTAGAGGTTAGGCTCACAAAAGAAGAAGTGATAGGAATCATTGTCAGCTTGAATTTGAAAAATAAGAAGAATCAATACGTTACTGTAAATAAGTTTCGAGAGCTATTAGAAAAGTACAAGTACAAAGTTGGAATAAAAAGAAAAACTGAAAATTATATAAAGACTACTTACTACATCATTTCAGAAAGATAAATTAGGAGGAACCAACATGGATGATATTGTGGTCAATGATTACATTGAAGTAATGCTGTTAAGAGACATGAAGCTAAGTCGAAAATCAATGCTATCCAAAGTCAATTTAATACTAAAATCACATAACACTTAGGAGTCAGTTATGGATTTACCAAAAATGATAGCTACTAAAAAGTTTTGATTGATCGAAAAATTACGCCCCTCTCCATTTTGAAAAAAACGTTTAAGTTTACATTAATAACAAGTGGAGTGTACGGTTTTCTACAGGTACCAATTGACCCATTCGAGTTGAAAATAATTTGTAAAGTTTGTAAATTATTTACAAGTAGAAATCCTGATTAAAGGACATAATTTCATCATCAAAAAAATAGTTTCTGTGCAAGCTGAGATCAGCCGAAATACTGGCAACAAAAAGAACATTATAAAAAATAGCAGAGGATTAAGGTTAGATTCTTAATCCTTGTGAATATGCTTCTAAAAAGCAGATCTTCTTATGGCTATTGCAAGTAAGAGCTATTTTCGTTACACTTATTTTTATCAAATCGTAATAATTACGCTTTAAATAATAGGAGTGATTTTTAATGTATGAATGGATCATTATTGGAGGAGGAGTACAGGGGGTTACAATGGCCACTTTTCTTCTGCAAAGCAAAAAAACAACACCTTGTAAAATACGAATTATAGATCCGCACGCTAAGCCGCTGGAAAACTGGGAACGTTGCACAAAAGCGATTTCAATGCCATATTTGAGATCTCCATCCGTTCATCATATTGAGATAAATCCATTTGGGCTTGAACGATTTTCCAAACAGAATCATGGCGAAACTTTTTATGGACGTTTTAAAAGACCATCATTAAGTCTTTTTAAGCAGCATTGTGATCATCTGTTTCATGAATTAAATATGAGAGAATGCTGGATAAAGGGTCGGGTTATAGAGGTTCAGAAGACTGGGGTTAAATGGGAAATTGTCAATGATGACGGAAATAAGTTAGCCACAAAGAATGTGGTGATTGCAATTGGTATTGGAGAACAGCCTTATTGGCCTGAATGGGCACTAAAGTTAAAAGATCAAACGCAGACCATTCATCATATTTTTGAGGATAATTTTAATTTTGAATCTTTATTAGGGCCTATCGTAGTTATTGGTGGTGGGATGACAGCTGCACATCTCGTGAATAAATTGGCAAGCATTTTCCCTGGTGAAGTAACAATGGTGAAAAGGCATCCATTCAGAGTAAAGCTGTTTGATAGCGATCCAGGATGGCTTGGCCCTAAAAAGCAGGCTTCATTTAGAAATAATCCAGATTATTCAAGCCGGCGCAGGAGAATTATTGAAGCCAGACACCGAGGTTCCATAACTCAAGATCTTCATATGAAACTTCACCATTTGAAGAGACGGGGGCAACTTGACTGGTTAGATGAGGAAATTAATACATTTAAGCAAGTTGAAAACGGCACAATACTGATTACTAAAGAGGGTAAAGAGATCTTAGCTAGATCAATTATTCTAGCGACTGGTTTTAAGCCTACACTCCCAGGAAGAGAATGGATTTCCCCACTGATGAAAAGGGAAAAGCTAAAATGTGCAGAATGCGGATATCCAATTGTAACAGAGCGTCTTGAATGGGCTGAAGGCTTGTACGTAACCGGAGCATTAGCTGAACTTCAGATTGGACCCATTGCTAGAAATATTTCCGGTGCAAGACAAGCTGCTGAACAAATCGTATCATCAATTTAACTTAATCAAAACCATTTCATTGATAGATAAAAAAAAGAAAGAAATTTTGGTTTTACTTTACAATTTAGAATTTATATCATATATTTAAATCGTAATGATTACGATTTAAGGAGAGAGCTTCTTGACCAAAAAAATTCCTGTAACAGTATTAAGCGGATATTTAGGTGCCGGCAAAACAACCATATTAAATCATATCCTTCAAAATCAAGAAGGGCTAAGAGTTGCTGTTATCGTTAATGATATGAGCGAAATCAATATAGATGCAGAAACGATAAAGCAAGGGGGAGGGTTAAAGAGAACAGAAGAAAAGTTAGTTGAGATGTCAAACGGTTGTATTTGTTGCACGCTGCGTGAAGATCTGCTTGTCGAAGTAGAAAAACTTGTACTCGAAGGAAATATCGACTACATCGTAATCGAATCAACTGGTATTAGCGAGCCAGTTCCTGTGGCTCAAACCTTTTCATATATCGACGAGGAGCTGGGGATCGACCTTACTCGTTTTTGCATGCTGGATACAATGGTTACGGTCGTTGATGCAAATCGGTTTTGGCATGATTTCAAATCAGGTGATAGTCTGCTTGATCGAAAAGAAGCATTAAGTGATGAAGATGATAGAGTAATTGCTGACTTATTATTGGATCAGATTGAATTTTGTGATGTTCTCATCATAAACAAGTGCGATCTCGTAACGGAGGAAGCATTACATAAACTCGAACAGGTATTAAGAAAGCTTCAGCCCGGGGCACGGTTCATTCGAACAGAAAAGGGTCAAGTCAAGCCTACAGAAATTCTTCAGACCGGTCTTTTTGACTTCGAAAAAGCCAGTGAATCTGCTGGGTGGATTAAAGAGTTAACAACCGGGCATAAAGACCATCAGCCGGAAACAGAAGAATACGGCATAACATCGTTTGTCTATAAACGGAGACTGCCTTTTCACAGTGACCGTTTTTATCAATTGATGCATTCTCTTTCAGGAAATGTGGTCAGGGTCAAAGGAATAGCCTGGTGTGCTACAAGAAATCAACTTGCCCTTTCTGTCTCACAAGCAGGACCTTCTATTATTATCGAGCCCGTGTCTTATTGGGTAGCAACTTTGCCCGTACTTGAACGGGATGCACTATTGAAAGAGAACCCTCATATACAGGCAGAATGGGATCCAGAGTTTGGAGATCGAATGACACAGCTTGTCTTTATTGGGGTGGATATGAACGAACGTGATGTTGTGAAGCTATTGGATAAATGTTTACTTACAAATGATGAATTTGATTCCGACTGGAACAAACTTGAGGATCCATTTGAATGGGAGATACCTACTTCGAAATAATAACCCTATTTTTGTTTTTTTTATATTAACTTTTTTAAATTCATTTTAAGAATTGAAAGAAGGTTTATTTTGAATAAAGATGTAAAATTTATATTTGAGCTGGATTTTTGGGAAGTGAAAAATCTACGTTATTCTTGTCATAGCCTTAACAAGATATACATGAATTGGATTTTAGGAAAGTAAAAGGTTATAATCGAAATCGTAATGATTCTTATTTGAATGGATTGACTTTATGTTTAAGAGGTGACAGTGATGAACGATAAGCTAATGAATATCTTAACACGCAGCATTATTGCACGGCTGCCTGCTAAGAAAAAAAACCTATATCAATACATTGAAAGTTTGGAAGATAGACTGGCTTCACAATGTGAGACAAAGGAGCAATTTCTAAACCTGCTTATCCAAAGGTCTCCATTCCAGCAGGCGGCTAATCATTTTTGTATGACAGTGGATGAAACATATAGATTGATGAAGCAGATTGAAAATGAAATAAACCGTGAACTGGATAAAAGAATAGACCAACATAAATGGATCGACTATACAGAGAAAGTGATTAAAAATCAGGAGAAGACAAAACAAAAGATGAAATATTTTCTGTTTGTAACTTGAGTATTATGCACACGTAGAACTTTGATTAAAGATTCAGGTTTCATAACAGAGTGCATTTGAAATGGTTATTACGATTTATTCTATTTTAATTATGAAAGAAAGGATGAGAGCAGTGGCCAAAAAGTCGAAGGTTGCAAAAGAGAAAAAACGTCAGGCATTAGTTGAGAAGTATAGAGAATTACGTATTGAGCTGAAAGAAAAAGGAGATTTTGAAGCTCTTAGAAAACTGCCTCGAGACTCATCGCCAACACGTTTAAAAAACAGATGTGAAGTAACTGGAAGACCAAGAGGATACCTAAGAAAATTTAAACTTTCCAGAATTGCTTTTAGAGAATATGCTCATAAAGGTCAGATTCCAGGAGTGAAAAAAGCAAGCTGGTAAGTAACTTTCTATATAATATTAGATAGTAAAAAATATGAGTTGAAAAGAACCCTTCGGATATCAGGAGGGTTTTTTTACGATTAATTCTGAATTCCAATAATAGCGAAGAATGTATAATCTGCACATATTTTGCATTATTTTGTAAATTAACTGAAATGTAAATTCAACATTGCTGTTACTTAATGATGTTAATATTAAGAATAGCAAGTTAGTAATATGGAGGTAAAGAATGAAAAAATTAATCGCATCTTTTATCTTAACCGGTGCTTTATTAAGCAGTCCTACCTAGAACTGTAGCTGATATTTATAAGCAGGGAGTTAAAGTTTCATCACCTCAGGTAGGTGATTTAGTATTCTTTGAGACATATAAGCCAGGGGCCTCTCATGCAGGTATATATTTAGGGAATAATCAATTCATTGTTCTTCTTCTAAAGGTGTAAGTATTAGCTCTATGAATAATAGTTATTGGTCTGAGAGATATTTAGGGGCTGAAAAATATTAAGGCGGGATTTAGATTTATCCAAATTGAATAATATATCAGGAAGTAATTTCCGATTTATGTAAATGTAAACTATCAATTGATGGTTTGCATTTTTTGTGTCTAATCTTAAACAGTGTGTTGACCATCTCCTTGGTATTTAATATATATTACTAGTTAAATTCAAAGTTTCCTTATTAACAAAGGACCGATTATCTTTCCAGCTAAGAATACCTCCTTCTATTAATATTTTCTAAAACTCTCTCATATAGTTTGGTGAAGGAGGTTGTCCATGAAAGAACTTAAAAATCACAGTATATCTTTCGTTTTTGGCGGAGTAATTACTATAATACTTATTTTCTTTTTTATAGGATTTTTAGTTAACTCAGAGGTGAAATATAAAACTGGATTTATTCAGAGTGTAATGGAAGGATTGGAATCCGAAGATATTTATACTCATTTTTTAAGAGCTGAAAATCATTACTTTTATCAGCCCCAGGAAAATGAGAAGGATTTGTTTTCAATGAGCCATATCTCAAAGGTTCTTTTTAAATTAGGAACAAATGTAGTACCAGAAGATGCTAGAACATTCCTAGGAAGAGAATTACCTGGACTTACTCTCTATGACACAAAAATTGTAATTGCCGGTGAAGGGACAAACTTGGCTACTCTACCATTTGAATCCTCTCCTCCAACTGAAGTTTTATTAAAGGAAAGAGAGATAGTAGAGGAAAAATTAAAAGGGAGAGAAGAAGATAAAATTCCATCTGAAGAACCTAAAAAAGTAAATGACAAGAATAATCCCGTATATATCTATCAAACTCACAGCTGGGAATCCTTCCTTCCCTTATTAAAAAACGCAAAGGTTCCAAATGATGCAATTAGTAATGATCAAAGGGTGAATGTTATTGCTCTGGGAAGCCGACTATCGAATAAACTGATGGAAGAAGGTATTGCTGTCAAACACGATCAAACAAATATGACTAAAGAACTGCTTAAAAGAAAATGGAGCACGACAAAATCTTATAAGTTGTCTGGGGCCATTATTCAAGCAAGCGCGAATGAGTCTCAGGATTCAGAATACTACATTGACATACACCGTGATTCAGCTAGAAAGAAAATGACTACTAAAACGATTAATGGAAAAGAATATGCAAAGTTATATTTTGTTGTAGGTGAAGCAAATAAAAATTATGAGAAAAACTTGAAATTTGTAGAGAAAATTCATAATGAAATTGAAAAACGGTATCCAGGTTTAAGTCGAGGTGTTTTTCTAAAAGCCAAAAGTATGGGCAACGGTGAATACAATCAAGGTATTTCTGATAAAGCTATTCTTATTGAAATAGGCGGAGTAGACAATGATTTCGATGAATTGGATCGAAGTGTTGATATTTTCTCAGAAGTCTTTTCAGATATCTATTGGCAAGAACGTCAAGCTAAAGAGGTGAACGGAGATGGTTAAAAAGCTTACTACATCTGTTAAATGGCTAATATTCACCTTTCTTTCCACAATTATTAGTATCACAGGTATAGGTGTTTCTTCAATAACCATTTCATGTTTTGTTACTGGCCTATTCTTTTCAGTAGCTTATTTATACAAAGAAGAGTTATCCAGAAAAATTTAAAGAGGTTAGATGGTGTTATCAAAACAAATACCTAACTTAAAAAGACCAATTTAGGTCTTTTTTAGTTGCGTTTAATCCGTTTAAGAAGTATTCACAAAACGTACTAGGATATATAGATTTGCAAGAAAAAAACGGATAGAATTAGTAACAAATACAACTCTACTAATAGCTCAACACATATTGAGGTGACATCTTTTCCAAGAAGAATTAATTCGGATTTTTGAAAACCACTCCTCTATAGCAATTATAATAAGTATCCTTATAAATATTATGGTTTCAATTGCAGGTGTAGTGCCGAGCGTGTTTGTTACAGCTGCTAACCTTATTTTTTTTGGTTTTTGGCAAGGAACAATCATATCTTTTATTGGTGAAACAATAGGTGCTTTAATTGCCTTTTATTTATATCGTAAAGGATTTAAACGTATATCTCATGAAATGCTAAAAGGGCATCCCAGAGTTAACTCACTCATGCATCTTGACGGAAAAGATGCATTTTTACTTATCCTATCATTACGAATTATGCCTTTTATTCCATCGGGAATTGTTACCTTTTTTTCAGCGATTGGCAGTGTTTCTATATTGGTTTTTTTCCTTGGGAGCACTATAGGTAAATTACCAGCGATGCTTATGGAGTCCTATGCTGTTTATCAAGTCACAACTGTAAGTGTGCAAGGAAAAATAATCCTGAGTTTAGCTGCTTGTTATGGGATTTTTATTTGCTATAAAAAGATAAAGAAAAAGAAGTGAGGACCTATAAAAAGAAGAGAACCCTCTGTTAAAGAAGGTCCCACATTAAGAAAGTTGATCGATACATCTAATTAAACGTGCCATAAAAACAAGCACCTGAATGAATAAACAGGTGCTTTTGAAGTTGCAAGTATTTATTACGCAGCCATTCTCCGGCATTCTTCAGCACATTTATAACAAGCTTCGGCACATTTTTGACAATGATCATGGTCGTGTTTCTTACACTCATTCCCACATGCTTCACAAATCTCTGCACACAATTGGCATATTTGTTGAGCAAATTCGCTGTTTCTCATCATAGCTTGAGCTGCAAATGAACAAATATCGGCACATTCTCGATCAAGGCGAATGCACTCTTTCATCATGTTTACATCTTCTTCTGATAAGCATTTGTCGAAACAAACATTACAAGCCTCAACACATTCCAAACAGGCTTTAATACATTCATAATGGTTCTGCATGTTAACATCTCCTTTTAATTTGCTTACGCCTTCTATATTTCCCATTCAAAGAGATATAAAACTTAAAAGTGGTCCTAATGAAAAACTCCATTAATTCTGCACAATTACAATTCATAATAAGCTAATGAATGAAATTGAAAGGAAGGGGGATTCTTTGAATTCAATTCTATTAATTGGAGAAGAAACATATAATCAAAAACACTTATTACCGATGCTTGTAAAGAAAGGGTTTCGTGTTAAACAAACACTGGATTTAATTGAAACAACCGAGCTTCTTCATGAAGATGCCATAGACCTTATTTTATTAGATGTAAAAGAGCAATCTCAATGTGGAACAGAATTTAGGGCCATAAAATAAGATCGATTTCAAATGTCCCGTCCTTTTTAATATCTTCTAATATGAATAAAAATAATATCTTGAATGCATGTCACTCAGGAGTAGATGATTTTATTAGCAAACCATATGATATTGAAATACAATTGGCTAGAATAAACACGAAAACGATGAGCTCGAGCTCATAACTTTTCAACAAATTTATCTTGAAATAGAAGAAGATAAGTTAGATGATATGGCATTGAAAAGCTAAGAAAAGACTTCAATTTGGCATAAGATTAACGTCTAATGAGGAGTTTGTCTACATATATTGTACAAACTTCTTTTTAGGAGGAATTGACCTTGTCTATTTCTTTAGTGATTTTAATAACAACAGTCATTTGCACATTTTTCCTAACTTTTGTCTATATTAATAAACACAGCAAGGAAATTAGCGCTATGACCGGTATGATGGCTGCAATGTCTATGGGGATGCTGATTGGATTGCTGGGTGGAACAATAGTCGGTATATACTTTGCTGAAAATCTTTATCTATCTACCATTATTGGTTTAGGTATGGGAATGATTGCTGGAGCCATTATTGGGCTTCCTTTATCTTTCTTGGCAAGTATTGAAGGAATGCTATCCGGACTAATGGGCGGTATGATGGGAGCTATGTTAGGAGCAATGATTTCCATCGTAAATATTGATTCAATTATCAAGATCCTTTTTCTAATTGAAATTGTTTTCAATATTATTATTTTATACTTAATAGTAAATGAAACCCGAGATCGAAAAGATTGGTTCTTTGTGAAGGGGTTGAAAAATCCAATGATCTCAGGTATTGCGCTTATGTCGTTTTTTTTTCTGTTTAATACGACTGGCACTATTACTATTTCAAATACATTAGGTAATCATTCTTCTCATGAGAATCATAACGTTGAAAATCAGACTGTAAAAAATAAAGAAATAAATGTTATTCAAATCGATGCAAAAGATTATAAATATAATCCTGTAGAGTTTAAAATAAAGAACGAGCAGCAAGTTACAATTAATTTTAAGAATACCGGCGCAGTTGAACATGATATACAAATTGATGGATTGGAAGCAGAGATCATTAATATGGAAAGTCATCGACACGGGGCAGAAGGAATACATATTCATGCTATGCCTGGAGAACAATCATCTATTACTTTCAAAGCACTTAAAACGGGTGTTTTTGAATATTATTGTACGTTACCAGGTCATAAAGAGTCAGGTATGATAGGAAGCATGAGTGTCTTTTAGAGACAATAACGTATGTTAAGAATGTAATATGTGAAATGTTTATTCTAATAAAAGGCATACTCCGAATGAAGAGTATGTTTTTTATGTGTTATACCGAATATTAAAAAAGTCCACAGCTGTGTAGAATTTTTTCATTTATTCCATAATTTCTTCAAATATTTCTTATAAGATTATTATAATAATTTCTTCATGAGGTGAGCACCTTTGTTAATCTTTATCAAAGAAGTCAAATTAAGAAAAAATGGACAAATAAATATACCCAGTGAAATTAGAAATGAATTTAACTTTAAAATTGGAAATATTGTTAAAAGTCGTATCTAAAGATAATTCTATTATTCTTACTAAGATAAAGATTTAAAACTTGAGAATGTTTAATGGAATAACTCTTCATTTATAAAAGAAACGGTAAGGTTTTAGATATGCTATCTAAACTTGAAACTGAAAAAACTTTATTAAGGGCATTTGAGCCAGAAGATGCACCTTTTGTTGAGGAGTTAGCAGGAGATAAAAGGGTTGCAGCAACTACAATTACTATTCCTCACCCTTATCCACCTGGAAGTGCTGTTAACTGGATTGAAAAACACAAAGAACGTGCTGAGAAAAAAGAGAGCTATATTTTTGCAATAGAAGAAAAAAGCGATGGTAAACTTATAGGAACAGTAACTTTACGCATTGAAAATAATCACAAAAGAGCTGAGTTAGCTTACTGGTTTGGAGTGCCTTTTTGGGGAAAGGGGTATGCAACAGAATCCATAGGCAAGGTATTAGAATTTGGTTTTGAAAATGTTGGATTGAACAGAATATGGGCAACTGTAATGAAGAAAAACATTGCTTCAAGTAAGGTTTTGACTAAGAACGGCTTTAATCACGAAGGGACTTTTCCTAAACACGATTTAAAGTGGGGAAAATTTGAGGATGTCGAATACTACGGTTTATTAAATGATGATTTTATATAAACTTATTAAGCTAAAGGAATTCTAGAGT
Proteins encoded in this window:
- a CDS encoding FAD/NAD(P)-binding protein: MYEWIIIGGGVQGVTMATFLLQSKKTTPCKIRIIDPHAKPLENWERCTKAISMPYLRSPSVHHIEINPFGLERFSKQNHGETFYGRFKRPSLSLFKQHCDHLFHELNMRECWIKGRVIEVQKTGVKWEIVNDDGNKLATKNVVIAIGIGEQPYWPEWALKLKDQTQTIHHIFEDNFNFESLLGPIVVIGGGMTAAHLVNKLASIFPGEVTMVKRHPFRVKLFDSDPGWLGPKKQASFRNNPDYSSRRRRIIEARHRGSITQDLHMKLHHLKRRGQLDWLDEEINTFKQVENGTILITKEGKEILARSIILATGFKPTLPGREWISPLMKREKLKCAECGYPIVTERLEWAEGLYVTGALAELQIGPIARNISGARQAAEQIVSSI
- a CDS encoding GTP-binding protein; this encodes MTKKIPVTVLSGYLGAGKTTILNHILQNQEGLRVAVIVNDMSEINIDAETIKQGGGLKRTEEKLVEMSNGCICCTLREDLLVEVEKLVLEGNIDYIVIESTGISEPVPVAQTFSYIDEELGIDLTRFCMLDTMVTVVDANRFWHDFKSGDSLLDRKEALSDEDDRVIADLLLDQIEFCDVLIINKCDLVTEEALHKLEQVLRKLQPGARFIRTEKGQVKPTEILQTGLFDFEKASESAGWIKELTTGHKDHQPETEEYGITSFVYKRRLPFHSDRFYQLMHSLSGNVVRVKGIAWCATRNQLALSVSQAGPSIIIEPVSYWVATLPVLERDALLKENPHIQAEWDPEFGDRMTQLVFIGVDMNERDVVKLLDKCLLTNDEFDSDWNKLEDPFEWEIPTSK
- the rpsN gene encoding 30S ribosomal protein S14, yielding MAKKSKVAKEKKRQALVEKYRELRIELKEKGDFEALRKLPRDSSPTRLKNRCEVTGRPRGYLRKFKLSRIAFREYAHKGQIPGVKKASW
- the spoIIP gene encoding stage II sporulation protein P → MKELKNHSISFVFGGVITIILIFFFIGFLVNSEVKYKTGFIQSVMEGLESEDIYTHFLRAENHYFYQPQENEKDLFSMSHISKVLFKLGTNVVPEDARTFLGRELPGLTLYDTKIVIAGEGTNLATLPFESSPPTEVLLKEREIVEEKLKGREEDKIPSEEPKKVNDKNNPVYIYQTHSWESFLPLLKNAKVPNDAISNDQRVNVIALGSRLSNKLMEEGIAVKHDQTNMTKELLKRKWSTTKSYKLSGAIIQASANESQDSEYYIDIHRDSARKKMTTKTINGKEYAKLYFVVGEANKNYEKNLKFVEKIHNEIEKRYPGLSRGVFLKAKSMGNGEYNQGISDKAILIEIGGVDNDFDELDRSVDIFSEVFSDIYWQERQAKEVNGDG
- a CDS encoding TVP38/TMEM64 family protein; translation: MFVTAANLIFFGFWQGTIISFIGETIGALIAFYLYRKGFKRISHEMLKGHPRVNSLMHLDGKDAFLLILSLRIMPFIPSGIVTFFSAIGSVSILVFFLGSTIGKLPAMLMESYAVYQVTTVSVQGKIILSLAACYGIFICYKKIKKKK
- a CDS encoding four-helix bundle copper-binding protein, with protein sequence MQNHYECIKACLECVEACNVCFDKCLSEEDVNMMKECIRLDRECADICSFAAQAMMRNSEFAQQICQLCAEICEACGNECKKHDHDHCQKCAEACYKCAEECRRMAA
- a CDS encoding cupredoxin domain-containing protein — encoded protein: MSISLVILITTVICTFFLTFVYINKHSKEISAMTGMMAAMSMGMLIGLLGGTIVGIYFAENLYLSTIIGLGMGMIAGAIIGLPLSFLASIEGMLSGLMGGMMGAMLGAMISIVNIDSIIKILFLIEIVFNIIILYLIVNETRDRKDWFFVKGLKNPMISGIALMSFFFLFNTTGTITISNTLGNHSSHENHNVENQTVKNKEINVIQIDAKDYKYNPVEFKIKNEQQVTINFKNTGAVEHDIQIDGLEAEIINMESHRHGAEGIHIHAMPGEQSSITFKALKTGVFEYYCTLPGHKESGMIGSMSVF
- a CDS encoding GNAT family N-acetyltransferase; its protein translation is MLSKLETEKTLLRAFEPEDAPFVEELAGDKRVAATTITIPHPYPPGSAVNWIEKHKERAEKKESYIFAIEEKSDGKLIGTVTLRIENNHKRAELAYWFGVPFWGKGYATESIGKVLEFGFENVGLNRIWATVMKKNIASSKVLTKNGFNHEGTFPKHDLKWGKFEDVEYYGLLNDDFI